Proteins encoded by one window of Dreissena polymorpha isolate Duluth1 chromosome 11, UMN_Dpol_1.0, whole genome shotgun sequence:
- the LOC127851242 gene encoding 5-methylcytosine rRNA methyltransferase NSUN4-like, whose amino-acid sequence MITHVRILIPKCSPNVAFVTKRTKFKMKPDQKKTPSITNSDRALEHFDLYYKPVFGKLWPSIRISLLTAKKSSVVINNFSQYEEHIHYLLSLGAKDILTKARNRQKNYTTTSKNQISVGNFSGKQEEPENFENRLSDMRKFTEIAPFEKRLSDMRKVTENAPFEKRLSDMRKVTENNPNGNIVETENDFLQNNITLGETDRQNLDVFLPAKTIYSEHTQKRLTEARQSVYTPMDVRVDIVKPPAVALPSNLTVLAFPPGNTGMFPEPKPDVPGGYLCHFMMDGASILPVIALGVQEGDSVLDLCAAPGGKSLVMLQTRLPGHLHCNDRSKGRIERLRSIFRQYVPEADQKTLRTSLRIGQQFQEPIYDKVLVDGPCFTDRHALLEDTHNVFSPMRLNDRLEMPNLQRELLRAGIQSCKPGGAVVYSTCTLSPVQNDGIVQATIDDIWKNTGINLEIDDLSEMKYIFRDTFKFHDGCRFGQLVVPSLSRNFGPMYFSRIRRVS is encoded by the exons atgataACCCACGTCCGGATATTGATACCAAAATGCAGCCCTAATGTGGCATTTGTGACAAAACGAacgaaatttaaaatgaaaccgGACCAG aaaaaaacaccatCAATTACCAACAGTGACAGAGCGTTAGAGCATTTTGACTTGTATTACAAACCAGTATTTGGCAAACTATGGCCTTCAATAAGAATATCCCTTCTCACAGCAAAGAAGTCAAGTGTTGTGATCAACAACTTTTCACAATATGAAGAACATATTCACTACTTGCTCTCTCTGGGAGCAAAAGATATACTCACCAAGGCTAGAAATAGACAAAAAAATTATACTACCACTAGCAAAAATCAGATTTCTGTAGGAAATTTTTCTGGGAAGCAAGAGGAAcctgaaaattttgaaaataGACTATCAGACATGCGTAAATTTACTGAAATTGCTCCCTTTGAAAAAAGATTATCTGACATGCGTAAAGTTACTGAAAATGCTCCCTTTGAAAAAAGATTATCAGACATGCGTAAAGTTACTGAAAATAATCCAAATGGCAATATTGTGGAAACAGAAAATGATTTTctccaaaataatataacattggGAGAGACAGATAGACAAAATTTAGATGTGTTTCTCCCAGCGAAGACAATATACTCGGAGCACACACAGAAGAGACTCACAGAAGCCAGACAGAGTGTTTACACCCCCATGGATGTAAGGGTCGACATTGTGAAACCTCCGGCTGTTGCTCTTCCCTCCAACTTAACAGTGCTTGCTTTTCCACCGGGAAATACTGGAATGTTTCCTGAACCCAAACCTGATGTCCCTGGCGGATATTTAT GTCACTTCATGATGGACGGTGCCTCAATTCTGCCTGTGATAGCACTGGGTGTGCAGGAAGGGGACAGTGTCCTTGACCTCTGTGCAGCCCCTGGGGGCAAGTCCCTCGTCATGCTTCAAACTAGACTGCCAG GTCATTTACATTGTAATGATCGATCAAAGGGCAGAATTGAAAGGTTGAGGAGCATATTTCGCCAATATGTGCCAGAGGCTGACCAGAAGACTTTACGAACCTCTCTTAGGATTGGACAACAATTCCAGGAACCAATCTATGATAAG GTGCTTGTGGATGGGCCGTGTTTCACAGACAGGCATGCCCTATTGGAGGATACACACAACGTGTTCAGCCCAATGCGACTCAATGATCGGCTTGAAATGCCAAACCTACAGAGGGAACTGCTAAG GGCTGGTATCCAATCCTGCAAGCCAGGCGGGGCAGTGGTGTACTCTACGTGCACACTGTCACCCGTGCAGAATGATGGAATTGTTCAGGCCACAATCGATGACATCTGGAAAAACACTGGAATCAATCTTGAAATAGACGACCTTTCTGAGATGAAGTACATTTTCAGAGACacttttaagtttcatgatggttGTCGGTTCGGTCAGCTTGTTGTTCCATCATTATCCAGAAACTTTGGGCCTATGTATTTTAGCAGGATAAGAAGAGTTTCATAG
- the LOC127851251 gene encoding prefoldin subunit 3-like, whose translation MASSESLVTENASKTYSGIPKAEFLEDVDSYMASAEETAESALKKLDEQHNKYKFMEYNLNTKKNRLKSQIPDIKKSLDIISHLQAKKSSSEAMETRFLLSDQVFARARVPPTDKVCLWLGANVMLEYNIDDAEALLRKNQEAATKSLKQVEEELSYITEQTTTLEVNMARVYNWDVKKRRHNEQSSKSS comes from the exons ATGGCGTCGTCTGAATCTTTGGTTACGGAAAATGCCTCTAAAACATACTCAGGGATCCCCAAAGCTGAATTTTTG GAGGATGTTGATAGCTACATGGCCTCTGCGGAGGAGACTGCTGAGAGTGCCCTGAAGAAACTGGATGAGCAGCACAACAAATACAAGTTCATGGAATACAATCTGAATACTAAGAAAAACAG ACTGAAGTCGCAAATTCCAGACATAAAGAAATCTCTAGACATAATTTCTCACTTACAAGCAAAAAAG AGTTCCAGTGAGGCAATGGAGACAAGGTTCCTGCTATCTGACCAGGTCTTTGCGAGAGCGCGGGTCCCACCCACTGATAAAGTCTGCTTATGGCTAGGA GCAAATGTAATGTTAGAGTACAATATAGATGATGCAGAGGCATTGTTACGTAAAAATCAGGAGGCTGCCACAAAAAGTTTAAAACAAGTTGAGGAAGAACTTAGCTATATAACTGAGCAAACTACTACCCTAGAAGTTA ATATGGCACGTGTCTATAACTGGGATGTGAAAAAGCGTCGGCACAATGAACAATCCAGCAAATCGTCATAG
- the LOC127851243 gene encoding BTB/POZ domain-containing protein 6-B-like isoform X1: MAEGFSMEDWQTGKGIIEANDYMLRNEVACDLSFVIGETKQKMRAHRYIWIARSPIVQRMLVDNADVNNLAISVPDVTVDAFRYLLTFLYTDNVDIHGENVGSLLHVARRFQVGALSKLCFRFLDDHVSIANACKIMEQAHMYNETALFEKCIKFTQENGSDVIRTRGFSELCSECLSTILRADNLKAGEDLIFECAVAWATDECRRQKLPPTDANRRSVLGDLLYLIRFPTMDITYYTQNVSFRDILSDKEAVSIFQYFHGEERQLSHKFNKNERFRLKDMNPLTKKPSRKMKEFKMTKSEFIETRKMMRASPLNLLQEITPEPQESIPLLRPDSSNMQRVSRFRTYDGPWMQNGPPDAICFSCSSPIVLYGMEIFGAAVGAETYKVKLYLYNDLREEVRSNEVTITTDAIRRTYDVMFARPVRVPARRVFTAMVVIKGSPCNKGVGGSKLHAVDGITFEFADSNRSSNGTDVTVGQIPALLFNKTG; this comes from the exons ATGGCTGAAGGCTTTAGCATG GAGGATTGGCAAACCGGAAAGGGAATTATTGAGGCGAACGACTACATGCTTCGCAACGAGGTGGCGTGTGACTTGTCCTTCGTCATTGGGGAGACGAAACAGAAGATGCGCGCGCATCG GTACATTTGGATAGCTCGCAGTCCGATCGTACAACGCATGCTCGTAGACAACGCTGACGTAAACAATCTAGCAATCAGCGTCCCTGACGTCACCGTGGATGCGTTCCGATACCTTCTTAC atTTCTTTATACAGATAACGTAGACATCCACGGTGAAAATGTTGGCTCACTTCTGCACGTCGCCAGACGCTTTCAGGTTGGCGCGCTCAGCAAACTATGTTTCCGGTTTCTTGATGACCACGTGTCCATAGCAAACGCTTGCAAAATAATGGAACAAGCCCATATGTATAACGAAACCGCcttatttgaaaaatgtattaaGTTCACGCAAGAAAACGGATCTGACGTCATCAGAACGCGCGGATTTTCAGAGTTGTGCTCGGAATGTCTGAGCACTATTTTGCGTGCGGACAATTTAAAAGCAGGTGAAGATTTGATATTTGAATGCGCGGTCGCCTGGGCAACGGACGAATGCAGACGACAAAAACTGCCGCCAACGGACGCGAATCGACGGTCAGTGTTGGGCGATCTGCTGTACTTGATACGGTTTCCAACAATGGACATCACGTATTACACACAGAACGTTTCTTTTCGTGATATATTATCCGACAAAGAAGCGGTATCAATTTTTCAGTATTTTCACGGCGAAGAACGCCAGTTGTCGCACAAATTCAACAAAAACGAACGCTTCCGGTTGAAAGATATGAATCCTTTAACGAAGAAACCGTCAAGAAAAATGAAGGAATTCAAAATGACCAAATCTGAGTTTATTGAAACGCGCAAAATGATGAGAGCGTCGCCACTTAATCTCCTGCAAGAAATTACACCCGAACCGCAGGAGTCGATTCCTCTCCTCCGCCCTGACAGCTCAAACATGCAGCGCGTCTCGCGGTTCCGTACGTATGACGGCCCGTGGATGCAGAACGGCCCTCCGGATGCGATATGCTTCTCGTGTTCGAGTCCTATAGTCCTGTACGGGATGGAAATTTTCGGCGCGGCTGTTGGCGCGGAAACATACAAGGTGAAACTGTATCTTTATAACGACCTGAGAGAAGAGGTCCGTAGCAATGAAGTCACCATAACGACGGACGCAATACGGCGGACGTATGACGTCATGTTTGCGCGGCCAGTGCGTGTTCCCGCGCGGCGCGTATTTACCGCTATGGTGGTAATAAAGGGCAGCCCATGCAATAAGGGCGTGGGCGGAAGCAAGCTGCACGCTGTAGACGGCATAACGTTTGAATTCGCCGACAGTAACCGAAGTTCAAACGGAACTGACGTCACTGTTGGGCAGATTCCGGCACTTCTGTTCAACAAGACAGGATGA
- the LOC127851243 gene encoding BTB/POZ domain-containing protein 6-like isoform X2, whose amino-acid sequence MLVDNADVNNLAISVPDVTVDAFRYLLTFLYTDNVDIHGENVGSLLHVARRFQVGALSKLCFRFLDDHVSIANACKIMEQAHMYNETALFEKCIKFTQENGSDVIRTRGFSELCSECLSTILRADNLKAGEDLIFECAVAWATDECRRQKLPPTDANRRSVLGDLLYLIRFPTMDITYYTQNVSFRDILSDKEAVSIFQYFHGEERQLSHKFNKNERFRLKDMNPLTKKPSRKMKEFKMTKSEFIETRKMMRASPLNLLQEITPEPQESIPLLRPDSSNMQRVSRFRTYDGPWMQNGPPDAICFSCSSPIVLYGMEIFGAAVGAETYKVKLYLYNDLREEVRSNEVTITTDAIRRTYDVMFARPVRVPARRVFTAMVVIKGSPCNKGVGGSKLHAVDGITFEFADSNRSSNGTDVTVGQIPALLFNKTG is encoded by the exons ATGCTCGTAGACAACGCTGACGTAAACAATCTAGCAATCAGCGTCCCTGACGTCACCGTGGATGCGTTCCGATACCTTCTTAC atTTCTTTATACAGATAACGTAGACATCCACGGTGAAAATGTTGGCTCACTTCTGCACGTCGCCAGACGCTTTCAGGTTGGCGCGCTCAGCAAACTATGTTTCCGGTTTCTTGATGACCACGTGTCCATAGCAAACGCTTGCAAAATAATGGAACAAGCCCATATGTATAACGAAACCGCcttatttgaaaaatgtattaaGTTCACGCAAGAAAACGGATCTGACGTCATCAGAACGCGCGGATTTTCAGAGTTGTGCTCGGAATGTCTGAGCACTATTTTGCGTGCGGACAATTTAAAAGCAGGTGAAGATTTGATATTTGAATGCGCGGTCGCCTGGGCAACGGACGAATGCAGACGACAAAAACTGCCGCCAACGGACGCGAATCGACGGTCAGTGTTGGGCGATCTGCTGTACTTGATACGGTTTCCAACAATGGACATCACGTATTACACACAGAACGTTTCTTTTCGTGATATATTATCCGACAAAGAAGCGGTATCAATTTTTCAGTATTTTCACGGCGAAGAACGCCAGTTGTCGCACAAATTCAACAAAAACGAACGCTTCCGGTTGAAAGATATGAATCCTTTAACGAAGAAACCGTCAAGAAAAATGAAGGAATTCAAAATGACCAAATCTGAGTTTATTGAAACGCGCAAAATGATGAGAGCGTCGCCACTTAATCTCCTGCAAGAAATTACACCCGAACCGCAGGAGTCGATTCCTCTCCTCCGCCCTGACAGCTCAAACATGCAGCGCGTCTCGCGGTTCCGTACGTATGACGGCCCGTGGATGCAGAACGGCCCTCCGGATGCGATATGCTTCTCGTGTTCGAGTCCTATAGTCCTGTACGGGATGGAAATTTTCGGCGCGGCTGTTGGCGCGGAAACATACAAGGTGAAACTGTATCTTTATAACGACCTGAGAGAAGAGGTCCGTAGCAATGAAGTCACCATAACGACGGACGCAATACGGCGGACGTATGACGTCATGTTTGCGCGGCCAGTGCGTGTTCCCGCGCGGCGCGTATTTACCGCTATGGTGGTAATAAAGGGCAGCCCATGCAATAAGGGCGTGGGCGGAAGCAAGCTGCACGCTGTAGACGGCATAACGTTTGAATTCGCCGACAGTAACCGAAGTTCAAACGGAACTGACGTCACTGTTGGGCAGATTCCGGCACTTCTGTTCAACAAGACAGGATGA
- the LOC127851243 gene encoding BTB/POZ domain-containing protein 6-like isoform X3 has translation MRSDTFLHNVDIHGENVGSLLHVARRFQVGALSKLCFRFLDDHVSIANACKIMEQAHMYNETALFEKCIKFTQENGSDVIRTRGFSELCSECLSTILRADNLKAGEDLIFECAVAWATDECRRQKLPPTDANRRSVLGDLLYLIRFPTMDITYYTQNVSFRDILSDKEAVSIFQYFHGEERQLSHKFNKNERFRLKDMNPLTKKPSRKMKEFKMTKSEFIETRKMMRASPLNLLQEITPEPQESIPLLRPDSSNMQRVSRFRTYDGPWMQNGPPDAICFSCSSPIVLYGMEIFGAAVGAETYKVKLYLYNDLREEVRSNEVTITTDAIRRTYDVMFARPVRVPARRVFTAMVVIKGSPCNKGVGGSKLHAVDGITFEFADSNRSSNGTDVTVGQIPALLFNKTG, from the exons ATGCGTTCCGATACCTTCTTAC ATAACGTAGACATCCACGGTGAAAATGTTGGCTCACTTCTGCACGTCGCCAGACGCTTTCAGGTTGGCGCGCTCAGCAAACTATGTTTCCGGTTTCTTGATGACCACGTGTCCATAGCAAACGCTTGCAAAATAATGGAACAAGCCCATATGTATAACGAAACCGCcttatttgaaaaatgtattaaGTTCACGCAAGAAAACGGATCTGACGTCATCAGAACGCGCGGATTTTCAGAGTTGTGCTCGGAATGTCTGAGCACTATTTTGCGTGCGGACAATTTAAAAGCAGGTGAAGATTTGATATTTGAATGCGCGGTCGCCTGGGCAACGGACGAATGCAGACGACAAAAACTGCCGCCAACGGACGCGAATCGACGGTCAGTGTTGGGCGATCTGCTGTACTTGATACGGTTTCCAACAATGGACATCACGTATTACACACAGAACGTTTCTTTTCGTGATATATTATCCGACAAAGAAGCGGTATCAATTTTTCAGTATTTTCACGGCGAAGAACGCCAGTTGTCGCACAAATTCAACAAAAACGAACGCTTCCGGTTGAAAGATATGAATCCTTTAACGAAGAAACCGTCAAGAAAAATGAAGGAATTCAAAATGACCAAATCTGAGTTTATTGAAACGCGCAAAATGATGAGAGCGTCGCCACTTAATCTCCTGCAAGAAATTACACCCGAACCGCAGGAGTCGATTCCTCTCCTCCGCCCTGACAGCTCAAACATGCAGCGCGTCTCGCGGTTCCGTACGTATGACGGCCCGTGGATGCAGAACGGCCCTCCGGATGCGATATGCTTCTCGTGTTCGAGTCCTATAGTCCTGTACGGGATGGAAATTTTCGGCGCGGCTGTTGGCGCGGAAACATACAAGGTGAAACTGTATCTTTATAACGACCTGAGAGAAGAGGTCCGTAGCAATGAAGTCACCATAACGACGGACGCAATACGGCGGACGTATGACGTCATGTTTGCGCGGCCAGTGCGTGTTCCCGCGCGGCGCGTATTTACCGCTATGGTGGTAATAAAGGGCAGCCCATGCAATAAGGGCGTGGGCGGAAGCAAGCTGCACGCTGTAGACGGCATAACGTTTGAATTCGCCGACAGTAACCGAAGTTCAAACGGAACTGACGTCACTGTTGGGCAGATTCCGGCACTTCTGTTCAACAAGACAGGATGA